From one Dermatophagoides farinae isolate YC_2012a chromosome 5, ASM2471394v1, whole genome shotgun sequence genomic stretch:
- the LOC124493136 gene encoding uncharacterized protein LOC124493136 — MLQDPTITSSIKNDNELHHSSSSNSLFTSINNNNDDKHDITGEQYSFNCLTIGNNMNVAGSARRGIFSFGDVDSTEIFDPIGNYDPLKFITDNENHHQPHDDMKSTESVSIDNGNSLVVNDDNPAKTFMQKLLALQHQQSQQFIGTELKVNLDPISSSASSSSLENIILENDDGMNSCSQQSISNSSSSCNASIAFSSISPDGDLDIAIDFDDMLMATPSTSSASSVIDNNNRLPLHNRNYQEARYKTELCLHYRERNFCPHGQRCLFAHGLEELRPYRGRHPKHKTQRCKAFHEHGFCNYGYRCSYIHSESPRTIEYIKKLNHRAQIVKRNRMNLQIRNMRKQPSNQHLQQDNHYNNNHHHHHRHNHHHHHHQHQQSQRQEQHQNQSVNHRLDGSLLSDDWSRSSNASSFLQ; from the coding sequence ATGTTACAAGATCCAACCATAACAAGTTCTATcaagaatgataatgaacttcatcattcatcttCGTCCAATAGTCTGTTTACatcgattaataataacaacgatGATAAACATGATATTACCGGTGaacaatattcattcaattgtttgaCAATCGGTAATAATATGAATGTTGCTGGTTCTGCAAGACGTGGAATATTTAGTTTCGGTGATGTTGATAGTACGGAAATTTTCGATCCAATTGGCAATTATGATCCGCTTAAATTTATTACtgacaatgaaaatcatcatcagccacatgatgatatgaaatcAACAGAATCGGTATCTATTGATAATGGAAATTCCTTAGtagtcaatgatgataatccagCTAAAACTTTTATGCAAAAATTATTGGCTttacaacatcaacaatcgcAGCAATTTATTGGTACTGAATTGAAAGTTAATCTGGatccaatatcatcatctgcatcatcatcatcgttggaAAATATCATattggaaaatgatgatggaatgaaTTCATGTTCACAGCAAAGTATTAGCAATAGCAGCAGTAGCTGCAATGCAAGTATTgcattttcatccatttcacCGGATGGTGATCTTGATATtgcaattgattttgatgatatgtTAATGGCTActccatcaacatcatcggcATCATCCgtaattgataataataatcggcTACCATTACATAATCGTAATTATCAAGAAGCACGTTATAAAACAGAATTATGTCTACATTATCGTGAACGAAATTTTTGTCCACATGGACAACGTTGTTTATTTGCACATGGTTTAGAAGAATTACGACCATATCGTGGCCGACATCCAAAACATAAAACACAACGTTGTAAAGCATTTCATGAACATGGCTTTTGTAATTATGGTTATCGTTGTTCCTATATTCATTCAGAATCACCACGtacaattgaatatataaaaaaattgaatcatcgtGCACAGATTGTTAAACGTAATCGTATGAATCTACAGATTCGTAATATGAGAAAACAGCCATCAAATCAACATTTGCAACaagataatcattataataataatcatcatcatcatcatcgccataaccatcatcatcatcatcaccaacaccaacaatCACAACGACAAgaacaacatcaaaatcaatcggTCAATCATCGTTTGGATGGTTCATTGCTTTCTGATGATTGGTCACGATCATCAAATG
- the LOC124493085 gene encoding uncharacterized protein LOC124493085 produces the protein MQRITQILQYSPKIRIQSMISIVLNSNQCLNNESSSQSLLNYNSRRFGRRYRRWYHWPNDFLPFQWEREKLDPPYLRTGDAVRDIGFWDPQDLIPGAQYSNVLKDAPEIVRRQFSLGFAERATVVAHQRDKILDLVRRHPFDKMSPEVKVAEYTVNIRNNLRHFIKIDKYDAKRKIQQETLKNRRAKLLNEIYYQDRERYNRLIRLLGITHVVPKLGEITHKPTRKGEIRRLTREYCERIKERKLEEYHAELKEKQTTLDDEKRRIDEIIQKDGKYLGITFNNNNNNNNNNNNNDGLEVNQSPKLSVSTYNNRRKSHNPTTTFYLHRGQNTSSCGSKSATEIPDSPSQTNGMAKNVRKQSVPITAISTPKIIPKTTAKSTSNLIRRNSAQPKIQLNGRNSQQAKIQSSSVSSSSLSSSRITSRRSLSPGKKSNQTPNRSSKLTDSKQTKSAEPINRWRNRQPQSSLLSSRNSNHQTSTTAANAAAASTTTPSTTKTKKIGHHLSESSAKVVIGQVTQRRQRIPQTTIIKNQSKQPTKEEKDEQNPVDDDCRKDIDVVTPRTISPSSSSKLMLNNEKILSNNTTTVDDDADINKSMNNSEIFIDNESNCIVINKNDNNNDDDRHVFTEQFLYDIKFKHLKHQSLSATKISGISNNNNIVEDDTTSVSIYDKCRSKCPIIQHYHCENFDFYHHHHCCWCLTISNLRHVQHLPVNERQFFRDLNKYVCYCESVADFFIPFSGSNINNKKRSIHTIRIDEQTKRRKLIRSYSEGSIHQRIYYQENCHFCLKNYIEPIIAKASNNDQNDDDDRKENVNSNCQKIVDDNFSPGNDKKTEENMQRRSTTTTTTATRPSLAVESSNGGSLIFSNSLTTTGTTVTSNSSVAAVNSNSHSPLIAQPYKKVVVPEVTTPVISWEDLGTIGGNWTQILPQRPINNQNLQNQASSTHDLADRSISCPDGNVLRKVASITAGSLGIRAINFSNEANFINNNENNKTERIEFRSLLAGTKFDLKQVEKFEGSILYNWYSSSLWPYFQILVDEINDNDDHHLDQFRDLQRNISLEICTFLLVNDVIEYCSSSNTEDEHQCQSQDIDNDTINNNKKNESIFKLDRFYKWRKKLPTWNGNNVRSSIELQNSMPITKKTTVENSVQCTILQPSTKDVMTMTEDEKSEEIQEVVQPTATAPPPPPPPPPGLLGPVSVKSISSVPPPPPPPPPPPGLIGGPPPPPPPPPPPGLMGGPPPPPPPPPPGSGNQQHQGPQAFPAPPNGGWNALYQTCRKPVVHPTLPMKPLFWQRIQMPAKQQPQSQISENDSETVSEEQTTSSPTTTPATLKCFWEKIEEKDDLICQEFLDTFSRKSTFSTLKKNAHKNSKDDSNLKTDNAATREDSKISSTPKKTMETVQLLEQKRAHNVGILMTSLKLNISTIESALLNFDISAIGSDKLQQIHEVAATQEEIRLIERYLTQNPNATLRKAEKFLYDLSCIPQFNERVTCMMHENRFTDLLDGIENTLLTFKSTCHALTSKVEIQNIFAIILTLGNYMNGGNRDRGQADGFGLEILNKLKDVKGKDSGINLLEFVVKMYIKKYHPNLDSIDKVSFPLVEPADIEKCSLVVFSQIEEELCELAKMIKKTENLVASVMDRDDIVTIAGVNDNNGDKVLQNVDYMEHVKIFKDKIDRAKQRMTEQEENLKECRKIFRDTMKFFMFKTKSKDENEWAKEFFGHWVQFTNDFKLIFNRELHRSLKQNILSARSIVRNMMNKNEIKPRKRRPGGLKDYIQSIRNKNQS, from the exons ATGCAACGAATCACTCAGATTCTACAATATAGTCCAAAAATAaggattcaatcaatgattagcattgtattgaattcgaatcaatGCTTGaacaatgaatcatcatcacaatcattattgaattataATAGTCGCCGTTTTGGTCGTCGATATCGACGTTGGTATCATTGGCCTAATGATTTTCTACCATTTCAATGGGAACGTGAAAAATTGGATCCACCATATCTACGTACGGGTGATGCAGTTCGTGATATTGGTTTTTGGGATCCACAGGACCTAATTCCCGGTGCACAATATTCAAATGTATTGAAAGA TGCACCAGAAATTGTTCGACGACAATTTTCTCTTGGATTTGCCGAACGT GCAACAGTTGTCGCTCATCAACGTGATAAAATTCTTGATCTAGTTCGTCGTCATCCATTCGATAAAATGTCACCTGAAGTTAAAG TTGCTGAATATACGGTGAACATTCGAAATAATTTACGTCATTTCATAAAGATTGATAAATATGATGCAAAACGTAAAATACAACaagaaacattgaaaaatcgtCGTGCAAAATTGCTCAATGAAATTTACTATCAGGATCGTGAACGCTATAATCGTTTGATTCGTTTATTGGGCATAACACATGTTGTACCAAAATTAGGTGAAATTACTCATAAACCAACACGTAAAGGTGAAATTCGTCGTTTAACACGTGAATATTGTGAACGTATTAAAGAACGAAAATTGGAAGAATATCATGctgaattgaaagaaaaacaaactacATTGGACGATGAAAAACGTCgtattgatgaaataatacAAAAAGATGGAAAATATTTAGGAATT AcctttaataataataataataataataataacaacaataacaacgatgGATTGGAAGTCAATCAATCACCCAAATTATCGGTATCTACCTATAATAATCGCCGTAAAAGTCATAATCCAACCACTACATTTTATCTTCATCGTGGCCAAAATACGTCATCCTGTGGATCAAAAAGTGCTACAGAAATTCCGGATTCACCATCACAAACGAATGGTATGGCTAAAAATGTTCGAAAACAAAGTGTACCTATTACAGCCATATCTACACCTAAAATTATTCCGAAAACAACCGCTAAATCCACATCGAATTTGATTCGTAGAAATTCTGCTCAACCAAAAATACAATTGAATGGCAGAAATTCTCAACAAGCTAAAATACAATCGTCAtccgtatcatcatcatcattatcttcaaGTAGAATTACTTCAAGaagatcattatcaccaggaaaaaaatcaaatcaaacaccAAATCGTTCATCGAAATTAACagattcaaaacaaacaaaatctgCAGAACCTATCAATAGATGGCGAAATCGGCAACCACAATCATCGCTTCTGAGTAGCAgaaattcgaatcatcaaACGTCAACAACAGCTGCTAATGCTGCTGCCGCTTCCACAACAACGCCATcgacaaccaaaacaaaaaagattgGCCATCATCTTAGTGAATCTTCTGCTAAAGTTGTAATAGGTCAAGTAACCCAAAGAAGACAACGAATACCACAAACAACCATAATAAAAAACCAGTCAAAACAGCcaacaaaagaagaaaaagacgAACAAAATCCAGTTGATGACGATTGCCGAAAAGATATTGATGTTGTTACTCCTAGAAcaatttcaccatcatcgtcatctaaACTAATGTTGAACAATGAGAAAATATTATCCAATAATACAACCactgtcgatgatgatgctgatatcaataaatcaatgaacaatagcgaaatattcattgataatgaatccaATTGTATCgtgatcaataaaaatgataataataatgatgatgatcgacacGTCTTTACTGAACAATTTTTGTATGatatcaaattcaaacatttaaaacatcaatcattgtcagcaacaaaaatatctggcattagtaataataataacattgttGAAGACGACACGACAAGTGTTTCGATTTATGACAAATGTCGTAGCAAATGTCCTAttattcaacattatcattgtgaaaattttgatttttatcatcatcatcattgttgttggtgtttgaCTATATCGAATCTGCGACATGTTCAACATTTACCTGTAAATGAACGTCAATTTTTTAGAGATTTAAACAAATATGTTTGTTACTGTGAAAGTGTtgctgattttttcattcctttTTCTGGGTCcaatataaacaacaaaaaacgttCTATTCATACGATACgaattgatgaacaaacaaaacgacGAAAATTAATACGATCATATTCCGAAGGATCTATTCATCAACGAATTTATTATCaagaaaattgtcatttttgtttgaaaaactATATAGAACCAATCATTGCAAAg GCTTCTAATAATGAccaaaacgatgatgatgaccgaaAAGAAAACGTAAATTCAAATTGCCAGAAAATCgtagatgataatttttcacctggaaatgataaaaaaactGAAGAAAATATGCAACgaagatcaacaacaacaaccacaacagcTACACGACCATCTTTGGCGGTTGAATCAAGTAACGGTGGTAGCttgattttttcgaattcTCTAACAACTACAGGAACAACGGTCACATCAAATTCTTCTGTAGCAGCAGTCAATTCGAATTCTCATTCACCGTTGATTGCACAACCATATAAAAAAGTTGTCGTACCTGAAGTAACAACACCGGTCATATCATGGGAAGATCTTGGTACGATTGGCGGCAATTGGACTCAAATATTGCCACAAAGACCTATAAACAACCAGAACCTTCAGAATCAGGCATCATCTACACATGATCTTGCTGATCGTTCTATATCTTGTCCGGATGGAAATGTTTTACGAAAGGTCGCATCCATTACCGCCGGATCATTAGGCATAAGAGCTATtaatttttcgaatgaagcaaatttcataaataacaatgaaaacaacaagacTGAACGAATAGAATTTAGATCCTTATTAGCTGGTACGAAATTCGATCTGAAACAAGTTGAAAAATTCGAAG GTTCGATATTATATAATTGGTATTCTAGTTCGTTGTGGCCTTATTTCCAAATACTAGtcgatgaaataaatgataatgatgatcatcatcttgatcaaTTTCGTGATCTACAACGCAATATTTCATTAGAAATCTGTACATTTCTTCTTGTCAACGATGTGATTGaatattgttcatcatccaatACGGAAGATGAACATCAATGTCAATCACaagatattgataatgatacgattaataataataagaaaaatgaatctaTTTTCAAA CTTGATCGTTTTTATAAATGGCGTAAAAAATTACCTACATGGAATGGCAATAATGTTCGATCTTCGATCGAACTACAAAATTCGATGCctataacgaaaaaaactaCTGTTGAAAATTCCGTTCAATGTACGATTTTGCAGCCTTCAACTAAAGATGTGATGACCATGactgaagatgaaaaatctGAAGAAATCCAAGAAGTTGTACAACCAACTGCGAccgcaccaccaccaccgccgccACCACCGCCTGGGTTATTGGGACCTGTTTCTGTTAAATCTATTTCATCagttccaccaccaccaccgccgccTCCTCCTCCTCCTGGACTAATAGGAggaccaccgccaccaccaccacctcctCCTCCTCCAGGGCTAATGGGTggaccaccgccaccaccaccaccacctcctCCAGGTTCAggaaatcaacaacatcaaggACCACAAGCATTTCCAGCACCACCAAATGGTGGTTGGAATGCCCTATATCAAACATGCAGAAAACCAGTCGTTCATCCAACATTACCTATGAAGCCGCTATTCTGGCAACGAATACAAATGCCTGCAAAACAGCAACCACAATCGCAAATTTCTGAAAATGATTCAGAAACAGTCTCAGAAGAACAAActacatcatcaccaacgaCTACGCCCGCAActttaaaatgtttttgggaaaaaattgaagaaaaagacGATTTAATTTGTCAAGAATTTTTGGATacattttcaagaaaaagtACTTTTAGtacgttgaaaaaaaatgctcatAAAAATAGCAAAGATGATTCGAATCTCAAGACTGATAATGCAGCAACACGTGAAGATTcgaaaatatcatcaacaccgaaaaaaacaatggaaactGTACAGCTTCTGGAACAGAAACGTGCACATAATGTGGGCATTTTAATGACATCATTGAAGCTAAACATTTCGACTATTGAATCGGCATTGCTTAACTTTGATATATCTGCCATTGGTTCAGATAAATTGCAACAGATTCATGAAGTAGCCGCTACACAAGAGGAAATACGTCTGATCGAACGCTATTTAACTCAGAATCCAAACGCAACTTTACGTAAAGCCGAAAAGTTTCTATATGACCTATCGTGTATTCCACAATTTAATGAACGTGTCACATGTATGATGCATGAAAATCGTTTCACTGATCTATTGGATGGTATTGAAAATACTTTGCTGACTTTTAAATCCACTTGTCATGCATTAACATCAAAAGTAGAGATACAAAATATCTTTGCCATCATTCTAACCTTGG gCAACTATATGAACGGTGGTAATCGTGATCGTGGACAAGCCGATGGTTTTGGTTTAGAAATCCTTAACAAACTCAAAGATGTCAAAGGAAAAGATTCGGGTATAAATCTACTTGAGTTTGTTGTGAAAatgtatataaaaaaatatcatcctAATTTGGACTCTATTGATAAAGTCAGCTTTCCATTAGTTGAACCGGctgatattgaaaaatgttcattggTGGTATTTTCACAGATTGAAGAAGAATTATGTGAATTAGCCAAAATGATTAAGAAAACCGAGAATCTAGTCGCATCTGTTATGGATCGTGATGATATTGTTACTATTGCTGgtgttaatgataataatggagaTAAAGTATTACAAAACGTTGATTATATGGAACATGTTAAAATATTTAAAGATAAAATTGATCGAGCAAAACAAAGAATGAcagaacaagaagaaaatctTAAAGAATGTCGTAAAAT ATTTCGTGatacaatgaaatttttcatgttcaaAACTAAAtcaaaagatgaaaatgaatgggccaaagaattttttggaCATTGGGTACAATTTAccaatgattttaaattaatattCAATCGTGAATTGCATCGTTCATTAAAACAAAA TATATTAAGTGCTCGATCTATAGTACGGAATATGATGAACAAGAATGAAATTAAACCACGAAAACGTCGTCCTGGTGGCCTTAAAGATTATATTCAATCCATAaggaataaaaatcaatcataa